The stretch of DNA TATTCACCCAAAGTATATAATGATGAtgtattattatcttttatttaatGACTTATTTTGAGAATTTTTGGATCTATGCTTATTTTCAACTGCTCGAGATATTTCATCAATTATTATGTTCTTCATCATCTCTGGACGCCTAGAAAAAGCCAAAAAGATAGCCCTAAATAGGGACGGATATAGTGTAATAACTATAATTTCCCGCTAACTCAGTAACTTTTGTCTAGACCCTTTATTTATATTAAGTACTAACATATAAGAATATTTAGTTCAGAACCGTCCGTTAATCCAGTTACTATTGTATATTAACTTGAGATTTTTGTAAGAATCATAAACTTAAAATCATGATTTTGCCTTTGTCCTAAACCATATTTTGTGAAAGCTTAGTGGCTTATAGGTAGATGCATTGCTCTATAATGCATATAGTTCAAAACTTAATTTCTTTCTAATATTTTGCTTGCTCAATGTGTAATACATTTGTATTGTTGATGAGAATTTTTCAATTGTTCAGATAGTACAATTGATCTggtaaaaaagaaataataatttatatttcCAAAAGTATAGCGTAGATAttacaattaaaaaatatatatactaatgTCCACAATCTACCTCTCTTTTTTTATTCATAAGCTCTGCATTCTCCTCTCTCTTTTTTTGggtagaaaatatatttttattactaAAATTACTAGAAGCTATTACATAGTTTAATTCTTTTAGTATACATTGTACCTAGACAATCATTTTCATAGCAATAGATTGCAAATGATGGAGACAAGTCATAGATCACTAAGCTCTCAAAAACTTGCAAGTAGCTTTTATGTTTAGATAGGTCATCCGCCACTTTATTACAGTTAATAATTTTCCTGAATTAATAAACCTTTGATTATTTGGAACTAATTTTTTGTTTAGTTCATTGGATTAAAAATGAGATATATAGtgtattataatatatatttggTTTGAAACTAAATAAgtgaataatttttttattttcaagtatatatagagttagatatatatatttttgttcttattctAGCATTCTCTCAACTCATAACTAACTGTGTCGAAATTCTGGATTCGTCATTGAATGTTTGACAATTATTCTTGAACAATAAGGCTAACTAGTGAGACTTAAGACTTTTCTTTTCTTGAAAGGCAATAAGAAAATTAAGATTAAAAGAAATGTTTTTCATAGAAAATCAAGAAGCTTTTTTGATAATATTTCAATTTGCAATCTCTCTCTTCTTATTTATAAGAGAATGGTAGTGATGTTGACATGTTTAATCCTGTAACAGCTAGCTTAAAAAATATTTGATAATatattttttgaagaaaaatgaaaGTTATAATTGTTAGCTTcttgtatttgtaaaataattctagagaagataaaataacatataaacagAAATGTAAAAGAAACAGAATTTAATCCGAACCCACTGAATTCACTATTTTtctccttaaggaatttaattcccTCCTACTACCCAAGGTTGTGGATAATTTCCTTctaggatagaacgaattacacactggtgtagcggtacttcaaaccccagtgtttcagcgaacacaaagatcgGTAGCAAACCACACTTACTGTTGCTTTCTTTGTAATTAAAATAAtacagaagaaaggaggagaactCAGAAATTCGTATCgaaaatctgagagaatggactggtatttatagccaatgttgagctcaaaTTGAAGAGGTGCAACTTTTCAAAACtaaagaggtgcaactcttcaaaacTGAAGAGGCGCAACTCTTCAGAAAGGCTGTTTGTGTAAAACGGTCATAAATTAAATgacttttacaaaaaataaagggcatatactattccgttggatttaatattaattttttattttaaaacaaacggatatttaataacatttctgttaatatttactattaacaaataaatttggtccaaaatattaatcaatcaatcgatcatttgaccaaatccaaatctgaatctGAAACCGTAGCCGAAGCTGAAGCCGAGTGAGCGACGATgacgacggcgcgagacttgccttcgtcttaactctttaagagctagaagaagtgcaattgtatatatacccatcaaaaccttttcctcttccaatatgggacaatgcccccttttcaaggaggaaaactcaaatatttttaatttttcttcatttccaATTCACCttcttttaagctacatttaagcttaaaaatccaacaatcccccacatgaatggggaatggctatatcacaaaaatatgcatgaaaaactgtgtgattcgcaaacaaggattaattgcatctagataaataggtttccctttgaacttttcatagtgaacttatgtcggatatactcggtcaatcggtagatttgatatctttgaaccgttgaactttggtgtatacctagacaaccataagtcacacaaccaaCGCTTAACCGTCTTTGACTCTCATTGTTgtattcgtttcagccatgaacaccgcttgATTTCATAAGTGCATAGAAAATTGGCCTTACAAAATTCTACTTGAAGCGAGTaatacttcacacttacataggtgattcctaaacgtatcatcccgtagatacactatttgatataccccgtatcaaatttagaaatcattaaaaagccttaatattttatccttggtactgaatattttctcatcacgagaatggaccaaacttttagttgacaatgttgaaccgtcattaatgactttgtttgatctccttgaacctagatcttgggatctccagtcttctaggtagagttaccgccataatggcttgttctcggccatagtcccattctcctcgatgatttctcaactacctctctagttaggccttttgtaagtggatccgacacattatcgcttgactttacatagtcaatcgtgataattcctctagagagtaattgcctaacggttttatgtcttcgtcgtatatgacgagatttaccgctatacatcacgctcccagcccttccaattgccgcttatctatcacaatgtatgcatattggtgccaatggtttgggccaaaatggaatatcttttaagaaattccggagccattcagcttcttcaccggctttatctaaggctatgaactcagcctccattgtagagagGGCAATACAAATTtgcttggacgacttccaagatacagctccttcaccaatagtgaatacatatccacttgtggacttagaatcagttgaaccggtgatccaatttgcatcacagtatccctcaatcaccgcaggatatTTATTATAGTGCAAAGCAAAGTCATgagtatgttctaaatatcctaaaactcatttcattgccatccaatgagattgacctggattgctcgtgtatcgactcaatttacttatagcacaagctatatctggtcatgtacaattcatgatatacattaagcatcccaacacatgaacataatccaattgtgatatgctttggcctttgttctttgctaatgcaagattcacgtcaattggagtatttgcaactttaaaccctaagtgcttgaatttttcaagtactatcttaatataatgagattgtgacaatgctaGACCTTGAGGAGTTTTATGGATCTTAatccccagaattaaatcagcaactcccaagtccttcatatcaaacttgctagttagcatacgcttagtcgcatttatgttggcaatgtcattactcattatcagcatatcatctacatataagcaaataatgactatgtgatttggaatatttttaatgtacacacatttatcacattcatttatcttaaaactatttgacaacattatttggtcaaatttcgcatgccattatttgggtgcttgttttagtccgtaaagggacttaacaagtctacataccttcttttctttacctggaatcacaaacccttcaggttattccatgtagatttcttcctccaaatctccatttaagaaggtcgtcttaacgtccatttgatgaatttcaagaccataaacCGTAGTTAGTGCTACTAAcattcgtatggacgtaattctggtaactggagagtatgtatcaaaataatcaagaccttctcgttgtctataccctttgactacaagtcttgtcttatatttatcaatagtgccatcatctttcatttttctcttaaaaatccatttagaacccaaaggtttattttcaggaggaagatcaaccaattcccatgtatggttgttcaatatggattctatttcactatttaCTGCCTCTTTCAaaaataatgattccgaagaagacatagcttctttaaatgttcgagactcattttccaataagaaagtcataaaatctggtccaaatgaagtagacgttctttgacgtttactatgtcttggatcctcctgattaaatgtactttcttttatttcttcccgaggtcatttagatccttcaccaatcgactcacattcctttttatacggatatatattttcaaagaactcagcattatctgattctataaccgtattattatgaatgtcgggattttctgatttatgaatcAAAAATCGATATGATTTACTATTgatcgcatatcctatgaaaacacaatcaacggttttcggtcctattttcactcttttgggtttaggaacttgcactctTTCCAAACACCcacacactttaaaataattcaagttgggcttcctttctttttattttttatatagatTGGATTGTGTTTTTCTATGGGGTGCTCGATTTAGTATCCGGTTAGCCGTAAGAACGACTTTCCCCCCataagttctgtggcaaaccagaacttatcaacaatgcattcatcatctcctttaatgaacGATTCTTTCTTTAAGGGGccattgtttgatgaataattccatattctaaacatttttcttcaaaaggagattcatattcaccacctctatcacttcttatcattttgatttttttgttaagttgcgtttcaacttcatctttgtattgcctgaatgcgtctattacttcatctttactattaagtaagtaaacatagcaatatcgagtactatcgtcaataaaaattatgaaatacttctttccaccgtgagatggtattgacttcatgtcgcaaatatctgtgtgaattaagtctaaatgatttgaattcctttcaactgacttataagaaTGTTTAACATAATTAAATTTCACACATATGTGACATTTTGATTTGTCACATTCAAACataggcaatacttccaaattaatcatttttcgcaagattttataattgacatgacccaaacgtatatgtcataattcatttgactcaagtaagtaagaagaagctgaaattttattattattctcaaCAACGATTACATCAGCTTGAAAAGGCCCTCAGTggggtaaccttttcctacaaacatCTCATTCTTACTTATTATAATCTTATCGAatataaaaacacacttaaacccattcttaacaagaagtccagcagAGACTAAGTTCTTTCTAATCTCGGGAACATGAAGAAAATTATTCAAAGTGACCACCttaccagaagtcattttcataaATATCTTCCCACATCCTTCAATTTTGGCCGTTGCAGAATTTCCCATAGAAAGTGTCTCTTCGGATCCAACAAGAGAATATGTTAGCAAACGCTTCTCTAACAGTATagacatggcgagtggctccataATCAACCTACCACTCCTTAGGAGTTTCCACCAGGTTGCATTCAGAAagcatagcacacaagtcatcaACATCTTTgtgcttttcaaccatgttttcttgacccttcttcttgtatttctttggAGCACGACAATCTGCAGATCTATGTCCAGCTTTTTCACAGTTGTAGCAATTTCtgttgaaccgcttcttgcttgggttacTTTTCGGTCcataagccttcttcctctttctatcctcaacaatatttgctcccattattgttgagtttccacggcctttcttttcagcagctttgttgtcctcttcgattctcaaccgaacaatgagatcttcaagggacatctcCTTGCGTTTGTGTTTCAAGTAGTTTTATAAGTTCTTCCACaaaggaggcaacttctcaatcattgatgcaacttggaatgcttcattgatgacaagaccttcaatgAAAATTCTGTTAGTAAaaacaatataattaatactttcaacattagtattaatttgacttataccttcagcaaggagatcgtgaataatcacttgcaatacttgacttgggtaataacagacttgctatctactattttatagtccaaaaatttagcggcaacgaatttctttaaCCCGGCATCTTCCGTTTTGTATTTCCTTTCAAGCGCTATCCACAGTTGTTTTGACGTCTCCATATTACTATAGACGTTATACAGATCGTCCTCTAGTCCGctaagaatgtaattcttgcaaagaaaatcagaatgcttccacgactcagtcacgagaaagcgttcattttctggagtttcgtcaggcagaataggaacatctTCCTTAATGAACTTCTGCAGACTTAAAGTCGTCAAGCAGAAGAATATCTTCTGCTTCCACCGCTTGAAATTAATCCaggaaaatttttcgggttttccTACCGGTACCAATGTCGGTGTTGTCCGGCTTGTCGATGCATTGGCAGTCACCATAGGAACAGTCTGGTTCCCGTTGTTATTGgtcatttctgtaaaagaatgacacaaacaaacgttaaaATCacatagattttaatctccatTGGAGTGAAAAATCACACAGGTTTTAGTCTCCAAAAATAATGagtataacacaaatacagaaaatattaaattccttaagtttGTTAGCTTcttgtatttgtaaaataattctggagaagataaaataacatataaacagaaatgtaaaagaaacagaatttaatccgagcccactgaattcatagtgttttcttaagaaatttaatcccctcctagtacccaaggttgtggattatttcctccgaggatagaacgaattacgccctggtgtagcggtacttcaaacccagtgtttcagcgaacacaaagatcgGTAGCAAACCACACTTACTGTTACTTTCTTTGTAActaaaacaatgcagaagaaaggaggagaactCAGAAATTCGTATCGaaatctgagagaatggactggtatttatagccaatattgagctcaaactgaagaggtgcaactcttcaaaacTGAAGAGGCGCAACTCTTCCGAAAGGTTATTTGTGTGAAACGGCCATAAATTAAATGGCTTTTACAAAAAACAAAGGGCATATACTATTCCATTagatttaatattaattttttattttttaaaaaaaaaaacggatatttaataatatttctgttaatatttactattaacaaataaattttggtccaaaaaatcaatcgatcatttgaccgtaGCCGTAGCCatagccgagcgagcgacgacggcgcgaggcttgccttcttcttaactctttaagagctagaagaagtgcaattgtatatttACCCatcaaaatcttttcctcttccaatatgggacaatgtccctttgtcaaggagggaaactcaaatatttttaattttcctccatttcccattcaccctctctTAAGCTACATTTAAGCCTAAAAACCCAATAATAATTAAGATACCCTACATACGCCTAAGGGTCCTCTTTCCTCTTGCTAAATGATTCATTGCCAAATTGTACGTCCCATGCATTTTATGTTAGTGAAAAGGTGATAGAAATATCAAAAACAAAAAGTAAAGAGGTTAGATTCAGGGCTAATGAATTCTGAATTTTAAAAAATTAGCTTATTGGGTTATGGATAAATTTTGGGCATGTTACATTTTTGGTCtgccaaaaataattatattcgctagccaaatttacaaaataaatatgtataaatatgtatattatacattaatatataaaatatatatatattaccggCTATTATTTTTCCATAAATTTTTATacatattaaataaaaaatttgaCATAAATATAAGATCCAGATGAAAGCTACTAAATTCTGCCAAATCAGTAAATTCTATTGTGGCTTCCCTCTGGTTAAACTTGAAATCCAATTCCCTTTATATGACGCATGTGTCCTCTTTTGACCTAGCTGTTTGTTCAGTACGATAATGGAAAGGACAAACTTACATTACTTCAAACAAACGGTAAACCAAAAACTCCAAAAACTACTGCTAACCCTAGCATTGACCTAACAGATTTCGTATTTTTGTCCCTTTGTACAAATTCTTTTGGTTAAAGAAAAATCGAAAAGAACAAGAGAAGTCAACATAAAGAAAAaaccataaatacatattttttcTGTAATACAAAAAGTTCCACTGAAGAGTCTTAAGGGTTTGATTTTTGAATGTGTTAACAACCGATATAATTGCGAACCCGGAATTTAAATGTGGCAGGTGCACACGAGCAAACGACTTAATTAGTGTATCCATCAAACTTTTGATCTTAAAAGATTCCAATTAAATGTATGAAAGTTTTTAACATATATATACTTATATATTCAGAATTATTGTTGGATTAACCGGGTCCTTTGACCCTCTTCTCCAAGCATAGAACCGCCTCTTATAAGCTGCTATAAAGTGGCGCACACAAAAAAGGTCCAGTCTAAAGAgttcttttatatttttaataattatttggtATTCAATATCTTACTGATCTGACTAATTCAAATTATGCAACGCATATTAAATACGAAAACGTATCCTATTAGGTGTTTATGCGTTTTTGAGGTTCGAACCTAAGATTTCTAGTTAAGTTTGGAGCGATCCAATTCTTTCCACCACACCCTTTGGTGGTCCCTCAAGAGTATTAAGTTATACTACTATTATAAATCGATTAATCTTTTACGAAATAACAAGAATATCGAAAAATAAAATATGAGAATTACTGAATTAACAACCAACCAATCATTATGGAGGTCTTTAAGACCTCAAAACTACATCCTCCGGTTCactt from Nicotiana tomentosiformis chromosome 11, ASM39032v3, whole genome shotgun sequence encodes:
- the LOC138900997 gene encoding uncharacterized protein → MTNNNGNQTVPMVTANASTSRTTPTLVPVGKPEKFSWINFKRWKQKIFFCLTTLSLQKFIKEDVPILPDETPENERFLVTESWKHSDFLCKNYILSGLEDDLYNVYSNMETSKQLWIALERKYKTEDAGLKKFVAAKFLDYKIVDSKIFIEGLVINEAFQVASMIEKLPPLWKNL